The Mycolicibacterium boenickei genome has a segment encoding these proteins:
- the glpX gene encoding class II fructose-bisphosphatase has translation MSPTRGEAPDRNLALELVRVTEAGAMAAGRWVGRGDKEGGDGAAVDAMRELVNSVSMRGVVVIGEGEKDEAPMLFNGEEVGNGDGPECDFAVDPVDGTTLMSKGMPNAISVLAVAERGAMFDPSAVFYMNKIAVGPECADAIDITAPIGENIRRVAKVRGASVSDLTVCILDRPRHAQLIEDARAAGARIRLITDGDVAGAISACRPNSGTDILAGIGGTPEGIIAAAAIRCMGGAIQAQLAPTDDAERQKAIDAGYDLDQVLSTDDLVSGENVFFCATGVTDGDLLKGVQYYPGGCTTQSIVMRSKSGTVRMIEAYHRLTKLNEYSAIDFTGDKTAAYPLP, from the coding sequence ATGAGTCCCACGCGGGGAGAAGCCCCCGATCGCAACCTTGCCCTCGAACTGGTCCGGGTGACCGAGGCCGGCGCCATGGCCGCAGGCCGCTGGGTCGGCCGCGGCGACAAGGAAGGCGGCGACGGGGCAGCCGTCGACGCCATGCGTGAGCTGGTCAACTCGGTGTCGATGCGCGGCGTCGTGGTGATCGGTGAGGGCGAAAAAGACGAGGCACCGATGCTCTTCAACGGTGAAGAGGTCGGCAACGGCGACGGACCGGAGTGCGACTTCGCCGTCGACCCGGTCGACGGCACCACCCTGATGAGCAAGGGCATGCCCAACGCCATCTCAGTGCTCGCCGTCGCCGAACGCGGCGCGATGTTCGACCCGTCGGCCGTGTTCTACATGAACAAGATCGCCGTCGGCCCCGAATGCGCCGACGCCATCGACATCACCGCCCCGATCGGCGAGAACATCCGGCGGGTGGCCAAGGTGCGCGGCGCCTCGGTGAGCGACCTGACGGTGTGCATCCTGGACCGGCCGCGGCACGCCCAGCTGATCGAGGATGCCCGCGCCGCGGGCGCCCGCATCCGGCTGATCACCGACGGCGACGTCGCCGGTGCGATCTCGGCCTGCCGCCCCAACTCGGGCACCGACATCCTGGCCGGCATCGGCGGAACACCCGAAGGCATCATCGCCGCCGCGGCGATCCGCTGTATGGGCGGCGCGATCCAGGCCCAGCTGGCCCCGACGGACGACGCCGAACGCCAGAAGGCCATCGACGCCGGTTACGACCTGGACCAGGTGCTGTCCACCGACGACCTCGTCTCGGGTGAGAACGTCTTCTTCTGCGCGACCGGTGTCACCGACGGTGACCTGCTCAAGGGCGTGCAGTACTACCCCGGTGGCTGCACCACGCAGTCCATCGTCATGCGGTCCAAGTCCGGCACCGTCCGGATGATCGAGGCCTACCACCGGCTGACCAAACTCAACGAGTACTCCGCGATCGACTTCACCGGCGACAAGACCGCCGCCTACCCGCTCCCGTAA
- a CDS encoding dienelactone hydrolase family protein, translating into MEPVLSSPVADLTGWTATPFTAADQTYDVYRKGEGPGVVLIPEIPGLHPGVLALGNHLVDNGFTVAAPSLFGTPGAAAVRPGAIPVMLKACVTKEFAAFATNADRPVAHYLRALARDLNANTPGKGVGVIGQCFTGGFALAAAVDDSVLAPVLSQPSVPIALTAAQKRDPGMSEAELKIIEQRAANDGLCALALRFSQDRLAPGERFATLKARLGDAFEVIEINSKKGNPDGLSASAHSVLTDQVREVDGHPAYEARKRVVAFLTERLVA; encoded by the coding sequence ATGGAGCCCGTGTTGTCGTCGCCAGTTGCAGATCTCACCGGGTGGACCGCCACCCCCTTCACCGCAGCCGACCAGACCTACGACGTGTACCGCAAGGGCGAAGGCCCCGGCGTGGTCTTGATTCCCGAGATCCCCGGCCTGCATCCCGGCGTGCTCGCGTTGGGCAACCATCTGGTGGACAACGGCTTCACGGTGGCCGCCCCGTCCCTGTTCGGCACCCCCGGTGCGGCCGCGGTGCGGCCTGGCGCCATCCCCGTCATGCTGAAAGCTTGCGTGACAAAGGAATTCGCGGCGTTCGCGACGAACGCGGACCGCCCCGTCGCGCATTACCTCCGGGCTTTGGCCCGCGATCTCAACGCCAACACCCCAGGTAAGGGCGTCGGCGTCATCGGGCAGTGCTTCACCGGTGGTTTCGCACTGGCCGCCGCGGTGGACGACAGCGTGCTGGCCCCGGTGTTGAGTCAGCCTTCGGTGCCGATCGCCCTGACCGCGGCGCAGAAACGCGATCCGGGCATGTCGGAGGCCGAGCTCAAGATCATCGAGCAGCGGGCCGCCAATGACGGCCTGTGCGCGCTGGCCCTGCGGTTCAGCCAGGACCGGCTGGCACCGGGGGAGCGGTTCGCCACCCTCAAGGCGCGACTCGGCGACGCGTTCGAGGTGATCGAGATCAACTCGAAGAAGGGCAATCCCGACGGCTTGTCCGCGTCGGCGCACTCGGTGCTCACCGATCAGGTCCGCGAGGTCGACGGGCATCCCGCGTACGAGGCGCGCAAGCGGGTGGTGGCCTTTCTCACGGAACGTCTGGTGGCGTAG
- a CDS encoding AI-2E family transporter, with translation MKDQFTLTQKRALAVFTVLALFLGAYFLRSFFVLIVMAAVGAYLFTPLYQRFQRRFGTGLSATLTLLVAILMVIIPVSLIVFMAIVQVTQLVNMVSTWIADTDLSTLGDRALQLVNSLLGRVPFLDIHLTADSLRDTVVKLSQHLGEWLLGVLQGAVGGMVGAITSSIIFLYVFISMLVNKDEMATLIRRLNPLGEEITDLYLAKTGAMVKGTVKGQFVIAFCQGVAGAISIYIAGFHNGFFVFAILLTALSVIPLGGGIVTIPFGIGMMFFGNIIGGLFVVVFHLLVVTNIDNLLRPWLVPKAARLDPALMLLAVFAGISMFGFFGLVIGPVLMIIIVTTVSVYLAVYKGVELETDEPDAPRKKWWPRRQKDATAEPESDAEPEPATPPDVP, from the coding sequence ATGAAAGACCAGTTCACCCTCACCCAGAAGCGGGCGCTGGCGGTCTTCACCGTGCTCGCCCTGTTTCTCGGGGCCTACTTCCTGCGCAGCTTCTTCGTCCTGATCGTGATGGCCGCGGTCGGCGCCTACCTGTTTACCCCGCTCTACCAACGGTTTCAGCGCAGATTCGGCACCGGTCTGTCAGCCACGCTGACGCTGTTGGTCGCCATCCTCATGGTGATCATCCCGGTGTCCCTCATCGTGTTCATGGCCATCGTGCAGGTCACCCAGCTCGTCAACATGGTCAGCACCTGGATCGCCGACACCGACCTCAGCACGCTCGGCGACCGGGCCCTGCAACTGGTCAACTCACTATTGGGCCGGGTGCCGTTCCTCGACATCCACCTGACCGCGGATTCGTTGCGCGACACCGTGGTCAAGCTCTCGCAGCACCTGGGTGAATGGCTGCTGGGCGTCCTCCAAGGCGCGGTCGGCGGCATGGTCGGCGCGATCACCTCATCGATCATCTTCCTGTACGTGTTCATCTCGATGCTGGTCAACAAGGACGAGATGGCCACCCTGATCCGCCGCCTGAACCCGCTCGGCGAGGAGATCACCGACCTGTACCTGGCCAAGACGGGCGCCATGGTGAAGGGAACGGTCAAGGGCCAGTTCGTGATCGCGTTCTGCCAAGGCGTGGCCGGGGCCATCTCGATCTACATCGCCGGCTTCCACAACGGGTTCTTCGTCTTCGCGATCCTGTTGACCGCGCTGTCGGTGATCCCGCTCGGCGGCGGCATCGTCACCATTCCGTTCGGCATCGGAATGATGTTCTTCGGCAACATCATCGGCGGCCTCTTCGTGGTGGTGTTCCACCTGTTGGTGGTCACCAACATCGACAATCTGCTGCGCCCGTGGCTGGTGCCGAAGGCCGCCCGGTTGGACCCCGCGCTGATGCTGCTGGCGGTGTTCGCCGGCATCTCGATGTTCGGCTTTTTCGGTCTGGTGATCGGGCCGGTCCTGATGATCATCATCGTCACCACGGTGAGCGTGTACCTGGCCGTCTACAAGGGCGTCGAGCTCGAAACCGACGAGCCCGACGCACCCCGCAAGAAATGGTGGCCACGTCGGCAGAAGGACGCGACGGCCGAACCAGAGTCCGACGCCGAGCCGGAACCCGCTACGCCACCAGACGTTCCGTGA
- a CDS encoding DUF4245 domain-containing protein, translating into MSSEPTSQPTPVPKPEKSRLLQDGRDMFWSMAPLVVACIVLAGMLGMCSFQAGGPGVGPPPEFDAPAALQADADVLKIPIRLPQLPEGWQPNSGSRHGIDGGLTLPDGQHGRAVSSRIGYLAPSGKYLSLTQSNADEAALVASIKPDSYPAGTQDVEGVTWVVYESSDPEPVWTTKLSGPAQVAITGAGGTDEYRTLASATQKQSPLPIKRP; encoded by the coding sequence ATGTCCTCAGAGCCGACCTCCCAGCCAACCCCGGTCCCGAAGCCGGAAAAGTCGCGGTTGCTGCAGGACGGCCGGGATATGTTCTGGTCGATGGCTCCGCTGGTTGTAGCCTGCATCGTACTGGCCGGCATGCTGGGCATGTGCTCGTTCCAGGCCGGCGGGCCCGGGGTGGGTCCGCCGCCGGAATTCGATGCGCCGGCCGCCCTGCAGGCCGATGCCGACGTGCTGAAGATCCCCATCCGGCTGCCCCAGCTGCCCGAGGGCTGGCAGCCCAACTCCGGTAGTCGCCACGGTATCGACGGCGGGTTGACGCTGCCCGACGGCCAGCACGGCCGCGCGGTGTCCTCGCGCATCGGCTACCTGGCCCCGAGCGGTAAGTACCTGAGCCTGACCCAGAGCAATGCCGACGAGGCCGCTCTGGTGGCCTCGATCAAGCCGGATTCGTACCCGGCCGGCACGCAGGACGTCGAAGGGGTGACCTGGGTGGTCTACGAGAGCAGTGACCCGGAACCGGTGTGGACGACGAAGCTCAGCGGACCGGCGCAGGTCGCGATTACGGGTGCCGGTGGTACTGATGAGTACCGTACGCTTGCGAGTGCGACGCAGAAGCAGTCGCCGCTGCCGATCAAGAGGCCGTGA
- a CDS encoding class II fumarate hydratase yields the protein MSTDNAVEYRIEHDTMGEVRVPVNALWRAQTQRAVENFPISFRGLERTQIRALGLLKAACAQVNKDLGLLAADKADAIIAAAGEIADGLHDDQFPIDVFQTGSGTSSNMNANEVIASIAARNGVTVHPNDDVNMSQSSNDTFPTATHIAATEAAVRHLIPALEVLHESLAAKAKQWKTVVKSGRTHLMDAVPVTLGQEFGGYARQIEAGIERVKATLPRLGELAIGGTAVGTGLNAPDGFGAKVVEVLVNQTGLAELRTASDSFEAQAARDGLVEASGALKTIAASLTKIANDVRWMGSGPLTGLGEIQLPDLQPGSSIMPGKVNPVLPEAVTQVAAQVIGNDAAVTVGGLSGAFELNVYIPMMARNLLESFTLLSNVSKLFAEKCIDGLVANEEHLRTLAESSPSIVTPLNSAIGYEEAAKVAKQALKEKKTIRQTVIDRGLIGDKLSEAELDKRLDVLAMAKVKDGE from the coding sequence ATGAGCACCGACAACGCTGTCGAGTACCGCATCGAGCACGACACCATGGGCGAGGTCCGGGTGCCGGTCAACGCCCTGTGGCGGGCACAGACCCAGCGCGCCGTGGAGAACTTCCCGATCTCCTTCCGCGGGCTGGAGCGCACCCAGATCCGCGCGCTCGGTCTGCTGAAGGCCGCCTGCGCACAGGTCAACAAGGACCTGGGCCTGCTGGCCGCCGACAAGGCCGACGCCATCATCGCCGCGGCCGGCGAGATCGCCGACGGCCTGCACGACGACCAGTTCCCGATCGACGTGTTCCAGACCGGCTCGGGCACCAGCTCCAACATGAACGCCAACGAGGTGATCGCCTCGATCGCCGCCCGCAACGGCGTGACCGTCCACCCCAACGACGACGTGAACATGTCGCAGAGCTCCAACGACACGTTCCCGACGGCCACCCACATCGCGGCCACCGAAGCCGCTGTGCGCCACCTGATCCCGGCACTCGAGGTGCTGCACGAGTCCCTGGCCGCCAAGGCAAAGCAGTGGAAGACCGTGGTGAAGTCCGGCCGCACCCACCTGATGGACGCGGTGCCCGTGACGCTGGGCCAGGAGTTCGGCGGCTACGCGCGTCAGATCGAGGCCGGCATCGAGCGGGTCAAGGCCACGCTGCCCCGCCTCGGTGAGCTCGCCATCGGCGGCACCGCCGTGGGCACCGGGCTGAACGCCCCCGACGGCTTCGGCGCCAAGGTGGTCGAGGTGCTCGTCAACCAGACCGGTCTGGCCGAACTGCGCACCGCCTCAGACTCGTTCGAGGCCCAGGCCGCCCGCGACGGACTGGTCGAGGCGTCGGGTGCGCTGAAGACCATCGCTGCCTCGCTGACCAAGATCGCCAACGACGTGCGCTGGATGGGCTCCGGCCCGTTGACCGGCCTGGGCGAGATCCAGCTGCCGGACCTGCAGCCGGGCAGCTCGATCATGCCGGGCAAGGTCAATCCGGTTCTGCCCGAGGCGGTTACCCAGGTGGCCGCGCAGGTCATCGGCAACGACGCCGCCGTCACCGTCGGCGGCCTGTCCGGCGCCTTCGAGCTCAACGTGTACATCCCGATGATGGCGCGCAACCTGCTCGAGTCGTTCACGTTGCTGAGCAATGTGTCGAAACTGTTCGCCGAGAAGTGCATCGACGGCCTGGTCGCCAACGAGGAGCACCTGCGCACCCTGGCCGAGTCGTCGCCGTCGATCGTGACGCCGCTGAACTCGGCGATCGGCTACGAGGAGGCCGCCAAGGTCGCCAAGCAGGCCCTGAAGGAGAAGAAGACCATCCGCCAGACGGTCATCGACCGCGGCCTGATCGGCGACAAGCTGAGCGAGGCCGAGCTGGACAAGCGCCTCGACGTGCTGGCCATGGCGAAGGTGAAGGACGGCGAGTAG
- a CDS encoding GAF domain-containing sensor histidine kinase produces MVDVTGHGARPDDEQRTPPLRDTLSQLRLRELLTEVQDRVEEIITGRDRIDGLVEAMLAVTSGLDLEVTLSTIVRTAIELVDARYGALGVRGDDHELTEFVYQGIDDETRALIGHLPEGRGVLGVLIDDPKPIRLDDIHQHPASVGFPPNHPPMRTFLGVPVRIRDEVFGNLYLTDKTNGQPFSEDDEVLVEALASAAGVAVENARLYQLSRDRQAWIAATRDIGTELLGGTDPATVFRMVADKALKLTGADRIVVAVPGSDVPAGEDDNLVVAATAGSPTTIDSIPVGRDAAGDAVGAAFRDGTPHRLDRLELDGAGGPALVLPLRAIDTVAGVLVAIRADGARSFTAEQLDMAAAFADQAAVAWQLASSQRSVRELEILADRDRIARDLHDHVIQRLFAVGLSLQGTIPRTQSPEVRQRLTGTVDDLQAVIQEIRTAIFDLHGAQAGTTRLRQRLDEVIAQFADAPIHISTRFVGPLSVVDATLADHAEAVLREAISNAVRHSGATELSVVVDVADDLSIEVSDNGCGIAAEVTESGLGNLRARALGAGGRFTITDRSGGGTVLHWAAPLPE; encoded by the coding sequence ATGGTGGACGTGACTGGTCACGGTGCGCGGCCCGACGATGAACAGCGGACTCCGCCGTTGCGGGACACGCTCTCGCAGCTGCGGTTGCGTGAGCTACTCACCGAGGTCCAGGACCGGGTCGAGGAGATCATCACCGGTCGCGACCGGATCGACGGCCTGGTCGAGGCCATGCTCGCGGTGACGTCGGGCCTGGATCTCGAGGTCACGCTGAGCACCATCGTGCGGACCGCGATCGAGCTGGTCGACGCCCGCTACGGCGCGCTGGGTGTCCGCGGTGACGACCACGAGCTGACCGAGTTCGTCTATCAGGGCATCGACGACGAGACCCGGGCGCTGATCGGGCATCTGCCGGAAGGGCGGGGCGTGCTCGGCGTCCTGATCGACGATCCGAAACCGATCCGGCTCGACGACATCCACCAGCACCCGGCGTCGGTCGGGTTCCCGCCGAACCATCCGCCGATGCGGACTTTTCTCGGTGTCCCGGTGCGAATCCGCGACGAGGTGTTCGGCAACCTCTACCTCACCGACAAGACCAACGGGCAGCCGTTCAGCGAGGACGACGAGGTGCTGGTGGAGGCCCTGGCCTCGGCCGCGGGCGTGGCCGTGGAGAACGCCCGGCTCTACCAGTTGTCCCGCGACCGCCAGGCCTGGATCGCGGCCACCCGCGACATCGGCACCGAACTACTCGGCGGCACCGATCCGGCGACCGTCTTCCGGATGGTCGCCGACAAGGCGCTCAAACTGACCGGTGCCGACCGCATCGTGGTCGCGGTGCCCGGCAGCGACGTACCGGCCGGCGAGGATGACAACCTCGTGGTGGCCGCCACCGCGGGCAGCCCGACCACGATCGACTCGATTCCGGTGGGCCGGGACGCCGCGGGGGACGCGGTGGGTGCGGCGTTCCGCGACGGCACGCCGCACCGGCTGGACCGCCTCGAATTGGACGGCGCGGGTGGCCCGGCGCTGGTGCTGCCGCTGCGCGCCATCGACACCGTCGCCGGGGTACTGGTGGCGATACGCGCCGACGGCGCCCGCAGTTTCACCGCCGAACAGCTCGACATGGCCGCGGCGTTCGCCGACCAGGCCGCGGTCGCCTGGCAGCTGGCCAGCTCCCAGCGCAGCGTGCGCGAGTTGGAGATCCTCGCCGATCGCGATCGCATTGCCAGGGACCTGCACGATCACGTGATCCAGCGGCTGTTCGCGGTGGGCCTGTCACTGCAGGGCACGATCCCGCGCACGCAGTCTCCGGAGGTCCGGCAACGCCTCACCGGTACCGTCGATGACCTGCAGGCGGTCATCCAGGAGATCCGGACCGCGATCTTCGATCTGCACGGGGCGCAGGCCGGCACGACGCGGCTGCGGCAACGGCTCGATGAGGTGATCGCCCAGTTCGCCGACGCGCCGATTCACATCAGCACGCGGTTCGTCGGCCCGCTTTCGGTCGTCGACGCGACGTTGGCCGATCATGCCGAGGCGGTGCTGCGGGAGGCGATCAGCAACGCGGTACGGCATTCGGGGGCAACCGAACTCAGCGTTGTGGTCGACGTCGCCGACGACCTGTCGATCGAGGTGTCCGACAACGGCTGCGGGATCGCCGCCGAGGTCACCGAGAGCGGCCTGGGTAATCTGCGGGCCCGCGCGCTCGGTGCGGGGGGTCGGTTCACCATCACCGACCGATCCGGTGGCGGGACCGTGTTGCATTGGGCCGCACCGCTTCCCGAGTAG